One genomic segment of Arachis duranensis cultivar V14167 chromosome 4, aradu.V14167.gnm2.J7QH, whole genome shotgun sequence includes these proteins:
- the LOC107485648 gene encoding LOW QUALITY PROTEIN: uncharacterized protein LOC107485648 (The sequence of the model RefSeq protein was modified relative to this genomic sequence to represent the inferred CDS: inserted 2 bases in 1 codon) — MENQRHQEREPEEQVVVVDEVDDDDDEEEESFSSDSEIGDALDWLDSKDDDDVVDASFSLNSRRPNAHGGHHHAAVNSSTLQPLSNRNQKFTHHIRASPLEEWEGRMNVGMSNSVSTAIRGSVREMAIGKTKTTDKADRATVEQAIDPRTRMVLFKMLNRGVFHDINGCISTGKEANVYHATKSDGQELAIKVYKTSILVFKDRDRYVQGDYRFRNGYCRHNPRKMVKTWAEKEMRNLMRLKAAGLRCPTPLLLRLHVLVMEFIGKAGWAAPRLKDANLSLDKLREGYLEMIIAMRTLYQKCKLVHGDLSEYNILYFEGHLYIIDVSQAVDPDHPHALDFLREDCIHISDFFKKHGVAVMTIRELFDFIVDPTIADDAVDGYLEEMQQKISARGDVSVEDEIADSVFMQTYIPKTLDDVXXRITSGKDTGDLYYQTITGLKHALSISQPSSQNDKQHVKSNPTEVSHINSDDKSGLSKADGDSESDEDENDESDSEVDSYSESDTQTPADRKAARKENKKKVKEEKREARKNKIPKAVKKRKKKLAKAKKTR, encoded by the exons ATGGAGAACCAGCGACACCAAGAAAGAGAACCAGAAGAAcaagtagtagtagtagatgaggttgatgatgatgatgatgaagaagaggaATCGTTTTCTTCGGATTCCGAGATCGGTGACGCCCTTGACTGGCTTGACTCCAAGGACGATGACGACGTCGTCGACGCTTCCTTCTCTCTCAATTCTCGCCGCCCCAACGCCCATGGCGGCCACCACCACGCCGCCGTCAACTCCTCCACCCTCCAGCCTCTCTCTAACCGCAACCAGAAGTTCACGCACCACATTCGTGCGTCTCCCTTAGAG GAGTGGGAAGGGAGGATGAATGTTGGGATGTCTAACTCTGTGAGTACGGCAATTCGTGGTAGTGTTCGAGAGATGGCCATTGGTAAAACTAAAACTACTGATAAGGCAGACCGCGCCACTGTTGAGCAG GCAATTGATCCTAGAACGCGCATGGTTTTGTTCAAAATGCTTAACCGAGGTGTGTTTCATGATATCAATGGATGCATTTCAACTGGAAAGGAA GCAAATGTTTATCATGCAACCAAATCTGATGGTCAAGAACTTGCAATTAAAGTATACAAAACATCCATTCTGGTTTTTAA GGATAGAGATAGATATGTGCAAGGAGACTACCGTTTTAGAAATGGATACTGCAGGCATAATCCCAGGAAAATGGTAAAAACATGGGCAGAGAAAGAAATGAGGAATCTTATGAG GCTAAAGGCAGCAGGACTTAGGTGCCCTACACCTCTTCTTCTGAGGCTGCATGTTTTGGTTATGGAATTTATAG GAAAGGCTGGTTGGGCTGCCCCTCGTCTTAAAGATGCAAACTTATCTTTAGACAAGTTACGTGAAGGCTATCTTGAG ATGATTATTGCAATGCGGACATTGTATCAAAAGTGCAAATTGGTTCATGGTGACCTCAGCGAATATAATATACTTTATTTTGAG GGTCACTTGTATATTATTGATGTTTCTCAAGCTGTTGATCCTGACCATCCTCATGCCCTCGATTTCTTGCGTGAAGATTGTATTCATATATCA GACTTCTTTAAAAAGCATGGTGTGGCTGTCATGACGATAAGAGAACTGTTCGATTTTATTGTTGATCCAACTATTGCTGATGATGCTGTGGATGGTTATTTGGAAGAG ATGCAACAAAAAATCTCAGCAAGAGGAGATGTATCTGTAGAGGATGAGATTGCAGACTCGGTATTTATGCAG ACTTACATTCCTAAGACGCTAGATGATGT ANNACGCATAACAAGTGGGAAGGACACCGGCGATTTATACTATCAGACCATCACTGGACTTAAACACGCATTATCAATATCACAACCTTCGTCGCAAAATGACAAGCAGCATGTGAAATCAAATCCTACAGAGGTTTCACATATCAACTCTGATGATAAATCTGGCCTTTCAAAGGCAGATGGTGACTCAGAGTCCGACgaggatgaaaatgatgaaagTGATTCCGAAGTGGATTCATATTCTGAAAGCGATACACAGACGCCTGCAGACAGGAAAGCGGCTAGaaaagagaataagaagaaggtgaaggaagagaagagagaagcgCGGAAAAATAAAATCCCCAAGGCtgtcaagaaaagaaagaagaagttggcTAAAGCCAAAAAGACAAGGTAG